In Cynocephalus volans isolate mCynVol1 chromosome 16, mCynVol1.pri, whole genome shotgun sequence, the following proteins share a genomic window:
- the LOC134365072 gene encoding pleckstrin homology domain-containing family M member 1-like, producing the protein WRRRRALRFLLSEAWRPPRPAGRLRGCCRPERPPPSSPLPSVIKKKLVGSVKSLQKQYVSLDTVVTSEDGDANTMCSALEAVFIHGLHAKHIRAAAGGKKKKCAHQKPLPQPVFWPLLKAVTHKHIISELEHLIFVNTDVGRCRAWLRLALNDGLMECYLKLLLQEQARLCEYYQPTALLRDAEEGEFLLSFLQGLTSLSFELSYKSAILNEWTLTPLALSGLCPLSELDPLTTSGAELQRKESLDSVSHSSGLEDIEVQHSGHKIQQSRKLTASSLSLDTAGLSQLFCSLNSDSCLLQENGSKSPDHSEEPMSYDSDLGIANADDSDRSLQEVFSEFSKAQVNSVPTNRLSQELEIPTLQTSLSRHGLDTNTHLHFDVPAELLPAQASSGPRDGGHKQQLLSHVPGTLDLQQPGTAPAVPAESHASSLLVPGEATRAASQRSGLQKALEDDRAGPKLVVSSPTSPHLVESMDVEPSDVENRLIIGHLGTVYTVYQRYTEVIINMQLQEEKVVSFLTLCSLLIT; encoded by the exons TGGCGTCGGCGTCGCGCGCTCCGCTTCCTGTTGTCAGAGGCTTGGAGGCCGCCGCGTCCCGCTGGCAGGCTGAGGGGCTGCTGCCGCCCGGAGCGCCCCCCGCCCAGCTCCCCGCTCCCTTCG GTCATCAAGAAGAAGCTAGTGGGATCCGTGAAGTCATTGCAGAAGCAGTATGTGTCCCTGGACACGGTGGTCACTAGTGAAGACGGAGACGCCAACACCATGTGCAGTGCCCTGGAGGCCGTGTTTATCCACGGCCTTCATGCCAAGCACATCCGAGCTGCAGCtggaggaaagaagaagaaatgtgcCCACCAGAAACCTCTGCCTCAGCCTGTCTTCTGGCCCCTTCTGAAAGCTGTCACCCACAA ACACATCATCTCAGAATTGGAGCATCTGATCTTTGTCAACACAGACGTGGGCCGCTGCCGGGCGTGGCTGCGGCTGGCCCTCAACGACGGCCTGATGGAGTGCTACCTGAAACTGCTCCTCCAGGAGCAGGCCCGGCTGTGCGAGTACTATCAGCCCACAGCCCTGCTTCGAGACGCCGAGGAGGGCGAGTTCCTCCTCAGCTTCCTGCAGGGGCTGACGTCCTTGTCCTTTGAACTCTCCTACAAGTCTGCCATCTTAAATGAGTGGACGCTCACCCCATTGGCCCTCTCTGGGCTTTGCCCACTCTCTGAGCTTGACCCTCTCACTACCTCTGGCGCAGAACTACAGCGAAAGGAGTCTCTGGATTCAGTTTCCCATTCCTCAGGTTTAGAGGACATTGAAGTCCAGCACTCAGGCCATAAGATCCAGCAGAGTAGGAAGCTCACTGCCTCCTCGCTCAGCCTGGACACAGCCGGTTTGTCACAGCTGTTCTGCAGCCTAAACTCTGATAGCTGCCTACTCCAAGAGAATGGCTCCAAGAGTCCAGACCATTCCGAGGAGCCCATGTCCTATGACTCAGACCTGGGTATAGCCAATGCTGATGATTCAGACCGATCTCTTCAAGA AGTGTTCTCAGAATTCAGCAAAGCCCAGGTAAACTCTGTGCCAACCAACAGACTGAGCCAAGAATTGGAGATTCCCACGCTCCAAACCTCGCTGTCCCGCCACGGCCTCGACACCAACACACACCTACACTTTGATGTGCCGGCAGAGCTCCTTCCTGCCCAAGCATCCTCTGGGCCTCGCGATGGTGGCCACAAGCAGCAGCTGCTTTCCCATGTGCCTGGCACCCTGGATTTGCAGCAGCCAGGTACTGCCCCAGCTGTCCCTGCAGAGAGCCATGCCAGCAGCCTTCTAGTACCGGGAGAGGCAACCAGAGCAGCCAGTCAACGGAGTGGCCTGCAGAAGGCCCTGGAGGATGACAGAGCTGGGCCGAAGCTTGTGGTTTCCTCACCCACCAGCCCG cacttggttgaatccatggatgtggaaccctcGGATGTGGAGAACCGACTAATTATAGGGCATTTAGGGACCGTCTATACAGTGTACCAAAGGTACACTGAGGTGATAATTAACATGCAGTTGCAAGAAGAGAAAGTTGTGTCTTTTCTAACTTTGTGCAGCCTTCTGATTACATAA